A window from Halomicrobium urmianum encodes these proteins:
- a CDS encoding Lrp/AsnC family transcriptional regulator translates to MADYDLDDVDRQILDHLQEDARYTATELAEAVGVSDNTIHNRMERLEEAGVITGYTATVDHDRAGLSLYFHFTCTARISDRADVAEEVLSIPEVIEVTELMTGQRNLHVRMVAADDEDITRLAQRLDDLALEINDENLIREERRDPLAFVEVGEMLDRKE, encoded by the coding sequence ATGGCGGACTACGACCTCGACGACGTCGACAGGCAGATACTCGACCACCTTCAGGAGGACGCCCGCTACACGGCCACCGAACTCGCGGAGGCCGTGGGCGTCTCCGACAACACGATTCACAACCGGATGGAACGGCTGGAAGAGGCCGGCGTCATCACGGGCTACACGGCGACGGTGGACCACGATAGAGCGGGTCTCTCTCTGTACTTTCACTTCACCTGTACCGCGCGCATCAGCGACCGCGCGGACGTCGCCGAGGAGGTGCTGTCCATTCCCGAGGTCATCGAGGTGACGGAGCTCATGACCGGCCAGCGGAACCTCCACGTCAGGATGGTCGCGGCCGACGACGAGGACATCACCCGGCTCGCCCAGCGGCTGGACGACCTGGCGCTCGAGATCAACGACGAGAACCTCATCCGGGAGGAGCGTCGGGACCCGCTCGCCTTCGTCGAGGTCGGCGAGATGCTGGATCGGAAGGAGTAG
- a CDS encoding GNAT family N-acetyltransferase, which translates to MDWQVRLATPADAPAVRDIYAPFVESTPVTFEVEPPTVGETADRIEATLERYPWLVCEAAGDVVGYAAASQLRSAGAYQWTVELSVYVAEESRRSGVGTALYESLFAVLARQGYCDAYAATSLPNPASEALHERTEFDAVGTFPAAGYKDGEWHDVRWWHRPLRERPADPDPPTPLPDLNDDAVDDALASARTE; encoded by the coding sequence ATGGACTGGCAGGTACGCCTGGCGACGCCCGCGGACGCGCCCGCGGTCCGCGACATCTACGCGCCGTTCGTCGAGTCGACGCCGGTCACCTTCGAGGTCGAACCGCCGACCGTCGGCGAGACGGCCGACCGCATCGAGGCGACGCTCGAGCGATACCCGTGGCTGGTCTGCGAGGCGGCCGGCGACGTCGTCGGCTACGCGGCCGCGAGCCAGCTGCGCTCGGCGGGGGCCTACCAGTGGACGGTGGAGCTGTCGGTGTACGTCGCCGAGGAATCACGGCGGTCCGGCGTCGGGACTGCGCTCTACGAGTCGCTGTTCGCGGTCCTGGCCCGGCAGGGGTACTGCGACGCCTACGCGGCCACGTCCCTGCCAAACCCCGCCAGCGAGGCCCTCCACGAACGGACGGAGTTCGATGCGGTGGGGACCTTCCCCGCCGCCGGCTACAAGGACGGCGAGTGGCACGACGTCCGGTGGTGGCACCGGCCGCTCCGGGAGCGACCGGCGGACCCGGACCCGCCGACGCCGCTGCCCGACCTGAACGACGACGCAGTCGACGACGCACTGGCGTCCGCGCGAACGGAGTGA
- a CDS encoding universal stress protein, with product MVLLVPFDGSELSKAALRRAREFSEYTDEAVIALSIIPDDADYARERDWIGENESFAVESVREALAELVADVDPDAEFRCEIPEDVSSMADLTTDVVRTIREVAHEVDASIVFVGSENAGRVTTPVCSVGAPISEDPEYDVHIVRHAEPVVA from the coding sequence ATGGTCCTGCTAGTTCCGTTCGACGGCTCGGAGCTGTCGAAGGCCGCGCTGCGACGCGCGCGCGAATTCTCCGAGTACACGGACGAGGCGGTGATCGCGCTGTCTATCATCCCCGACGACGCGGACTACGCGCGCGAGCGCGACTGGATCGGCGAGAACGAGTCCTTCGCAGTCGAGTCCGTCAGGGAGGCGCTGGCCGAACTGGTCGCGGACGTCGATCCAGACGCGGAGTTCCGCTGTGAGATCCCGGAAGACGTCAGTTCGATGGCCGACCTGACGACGGACGTGGTGCGGACGATCAGGGAAGTGGCCCACGAGGTCGACGCCTCGATCGTGTTCGTCGGCAGCGAGAACGCCGGCCGCGTCACGACGCCGGTCTGCAGCGTCGGCGCGCCCATCTCCGAGGATCCCGAGTACGACGTCCACATCGTCCGGCACGCCGAACCGGTGGTCGCCTGA
- a CDS encoding universal stress protein, whose product MGQRILVPVDGSEQAECAVEFVTEQYPDATVILFHVINPAEAGYSAEASVPTFSEEWYDQEKARAERLFDELEAAADATGTSVERVVEVGRPTTAIVDYADEHDVDQIVMGSHGRSGVSRILLGSVAETVVRRASVPVTVAR is encoded by the coding sequence ATGGGGCAACGAATCCTCGTGCCGGTCGACGGGTCGGAGCAAGCAGAGTGCGCGGTCGAGTTCGTCACCGAACAGTATCCCGACGCGACGGTGATCCTGTTTCACGTGATCAACCCGGCGGAGGCGGGCTACAGCGCCGAGGCGTCGGTCCCGACGTTCTCGGAGGAGTGGTACGACCAGGAGAAGGCGCGCGCCGAGCGGCTGTTCGACGAACTCGAGGCCGCCGCCGACGCGACCGGGACGTCCGTCGAGCGCGTCGTCGAGGTGGGCCGGCCGACCACGGCCATCGTCGACTACGCGGACGAACACGACGTCGATCAGATCGTGATGGGATCGCACGGCCGCTCGGGCGTCTCGCGCATCCTGCTGGGCAGCGTCGCCGAGACGGTCGTCCGCCGGGCGTCGGTCCCGGTGACCGTCGCGCGGTAG
- a CDS encoding manganese catalase family protein has protein sequence MFYHDNELQYEVEVEEPDPYYAKMLQEGIGGIEGEMRVALQYMFQAFGTPKSKAKYRDLLMETAMEEFGHVEMYATAITKNLQGAPQSIIDEIAHDSPLISMMMEGGQPRQALSAGLHGLATDANGVPFNGNYIIASGNLAADMYANIAAEATGRQLACRLYEITDDEGMKDMLSYLIARDTMHQNQWHAVLEDLGETMPVPASFPEEKENQEFNYQFMSTFREEREDPGERWTQGTSIDGKGEFSYGFQPGGGTGIVEEAAAEMYNEASSQGGDKSIDDESVDES, from the coding sequence GTGTTCTACCACGACAACGAGCTTCAGTACGAAGTCGAGGTCGAGGAACCAGACCCGTACTACGCCAAGATGCTTCAGGAGGGGATCGGCGGCATCGAGGGAGAGATGCGCGTCGCCCTGCAGTACATGTTCCAGGCGTTCGGCACACCCAAGAGCAAGGCGAAGTACCGTGACCTCCTGATGGAGACGGCGATGGAGGAGTTTGGTCACGTCGAGATGTACGCCACGGCCATCACGAAGAACCTCCAGGGGGCACCCCAGAGCATCATCGACGAGATCGCTCACGACAGTCCGCTCATCTCGATGATGATGGAGGGGGGCCAGCCCCGGCAGGCGCTGTCCGCCGGGCTCCACGGCCTCGCGACCGACGCCAACGGCGTCCCTTTCAACGGCAACTACATCATTGCCAGCGGCAACCTCGCGGCCGACATGTACGCCAACATCGCCGCCGAGGCCACCGGGCGACAGCTCGCCTGCCGGCTGTACGAGATAACAGACGATGAGGGGATGAAGGACATGCTGTCGTACCTCATCGCTCGCGATACCATGCACCAGAACCAGTGGCACGCGGTCCTCGAGGACCTCGGCGAGACGATGCCCGTCCCCGCGAGTTTCCCCGAGGAGAAGGAGAACCAGGAGTTCAACTACCAGTTCATGTCCACGTTCCGCGAGGAGCGCGAGGACCCCGGCGAGCGCTGGACGCAGGGCACCTCCATCGACGGCAAGGGGGAGTTCTCGTACGGCTTCCAGCCGGGCGGCGGCACTGGTATCGTCGAGGAGGCCGCCGCCGAGATGTACAACGAGGCTTCGAGTCAGGGCGGAGACAAGAGCATCGACGACGAGTCCGTCGACGAGTCCTGA
- a CDS encoding ATP-binding protein, which translates to MSDLGDFTDFEPDDGDGGDESDDATAASDGTGAAARESDEADPFEEMSVEPAGRDRGVGVLSASEGLTIHEDERETCLRAYVTVGNRSDIRIGKYLLVPYPDGERLFCRIAGLEYAQEFRADDATEIHARRAMRSNGIDEQDFKFMAELEPIAVLYEEGEAPRASDSASGDEPRAGGDLKRRMTDRVPKPETVVRQATDKAEIKTGLKIPEDGVFLGHLSVGGEKVRTAAEPPTIDYRLTDDYSDGDPLVFRHTLVAGGTGSGKTHGSKNILRQFLAADRTYPIEGTDREVGPCLVMFDPQDEYAQMHDDGELSEEFRRRCEREGVACGGHEDTTCFVPKVDDASYAASHHRAEQVEFTIPFSMVYRNPWLIAGSQLNDNQYNALQYLLDRFRREFGSTGTYDDFTTFLDDPALKEELDESGRVHEATFDAVKRRAYGFDGVFDQDARPITDLVKQFVRPNGISVVPTYHLNDSRSKTTIVLALASMLVDQKLSNSPRFDRIKETPLILGMDEAHNFLTDADSVQARKVIGKFTEAAKQGRKERLGLFLITQDPQDIADPVFKQINTTVVLNLGDEDAISAVNIPASLESKVPYMEKGQMVVYSPDNSEPVEIQGLATCLTKHGRD; encoded by the coding sequence ATGTCCGACCTCGGGGACTTCACCGACTTCGAACCAGACGACGGCGACGGCGGCGACGAGAGCGACGACGCGACGGCCGCGTCGGACGGGACCGGCGCGGCCGCGCGCGAGTCCGACGAGGCGGACCCCTTCGAGGAGATGTCCGTCGAGCCGGCGGGCCGGGACCGCGGCGTCGGCGTCCTCTCCGCCTCGGAGGGGCTGACCATCCACGAGGACGAGCGGGAGACCTGCCTGCGAGCCTACGTGACGGTGGGCAACCGCTCGGACATCCGGATCGGCAAGTACCTGCTCGTCCCCTATCCCGACGGCGAGCGGCTGTTCTGCCGCATCGCGGGCCTGGAGTACGCCCAGGAGTTCCGCGCCGACGACGCGACCGAGATCCACGCCCGCCGCGCGATGCGATCGAACGGCATCGACGAGCAGGACTTCAAGTTCATGGCCGAACTGGAGCCGATAGCCGTCCTCTACGAGGAAGGCGAGGCGCCACGCGCCTCGGACAGTGCGAGCGGCGACGAGCCGCGAGCAGGCGGCGACCTCAAGCGACGGATGACCGACCGCGTGCCCAAGCCCGAGACCGTCGTCCGGCAGGCCACGGACAAGGCCGAGATCAAGACCGGCCTCAAGATTCCCGAGGACGGCGTGTTCCTGGGCCATCTCTCAGTCGGCGGCGAGAAGGTCAGGACCGCCGCGGAGCCGCCGACCATCGACTACCGCCTGACGGACGACTACAGCGACGGCGACCCGCTCGTCTTCCGGCATACGCTCGTCGCCGGCGGGACGGGGTCGGGGAAGACCCACGGCTCGAAGAACATCCTCCGGCAGTTCCTCGCCGCGGACCGCACCTACCCCATCGAGGGCACGGACCGCGAAGTCGGGCCCTGTCTGGTGATGTTCGACCCGCAGGACGAGTACGCCCAGATGCACGACGACGGCGAGCTGTCCGAGGAGTTCCGCCGGCGCTGCGAGCGCGAAGGCGTCGCCTGCGGCGGCCACGAGGACACCACCTGCTTCGTCCCGAAGGTCGACGACGCCAGCTACGCCGCCTCGCACCACCGCGCCGAGCAGGTGGAGTTCACCATTCCCTTCTCGATGGTGTACCGCAACCCCTGGCTGATCGCCGGCAGCCAACTCAACGACAACCAGTACAACGCGCTGCAGTACCTGCTTGATCGGTTCCGCAGGGAGTTCGGATCGACCGGCACCTACGACGACTTCACTACGTTCCTCGACGACCCGGCGCTGAAGGAGGAACTCGACGAGTCCGGGCGCGTCCACGAGGCCACCTTCGACGCCGTCAAGCGGCGCGCCTACGGCTTCGACGGCGTCTTCGACCAGGACGCCCGGCCCATCACGGACCTCGTCAAGCAGTTCGTCCGCCCGAACGGCATCAGCGTCGTCCCGACCTACCACCTGAACGACTCCCGGTCGAAGACGACGATCGTGCTCGCGCTGGCGTCGATGCTCGTCGACCAGAAGCTCTCGAACAGCCCGCGGTTCGACCGCATCAAGGAGACGCCGCTGATCCTCGGGATGGACGAGGCCCACAACTTCCTCACCGACGCCGACAGCGTCCAGGCCCGCAAGGTCATCGGCAAGTTCACCGAGGCCGCCAAGCAGGGCCGCAAGGAGCGCCTCGGACTCTTTCTCATCACGCAGGACCCCCAGGACATCGCCGACCCCGTCTTCAAGCAGATCAACACCACCGTCGTCCTCAACCTCGGCGACGAGGACGCCATCTCCGCCGTGAACATCCCCGCCAGCCTGGAGTCGAAGGTGCCCTACATGGAGAAGGGCCAGATGGTCGTCTACTCGCCGGACAACTCCGAGCCCGTCGAGATCCAGGGGCTGGCGACCTGTCTGACGAAGCACGGTCGCGATTGA
- a CDS encoding endonuclease/exonuclease/phosphatase family protein — MDPLRVMTFNVRVDLEADGADAWANRRDLVADTISYHAPDVICLQEPLARQVDDLDERLPGYDWVGRSREAAERAGEYAPVFYDADRFEPEERGTFWLSETGEPGGVGWDATHPRIATWVRLADAGSRAAGGFRARAHSVRADDERGDRPLLVCNTHLDHEGERARREGAALVADRVADLAVGAGVVVTGDLNCEAGDPPHDRLAGAELDDGRHLVDAVAAADDRHGPATSRTDFHELVPDRRIDHVLVADDARVDSAVTLTDRDQRRYPSDHLPVAVDLR; from the coding sequence ATGGATCCCCTCCGCGTGATGACGTTCAACGTCCGCGTCGACCTCGAGGCGGACGGCGCGGACGCCTGGGCGAACCGGCGGGACCTCGTCGCCGACACGATCAGCTACCACGCGCCGGACGTGATCTGCCTGCAGGAACCGCTCGCCCGCCAGGTCGACGACCTCGACGAGCGCCTCCCCGGCTACGACTGGGTCGGCCGCTCTCGGGAGGCCGCGGAGCGCGCCGGCGAGTACGCTCCGGTCTTCTACGACGCCGACCGCTTCGAGCCGGAGGAGCGGGGAACGTTCTGGCTCTCGGAGACGGGCGAGCCCGGCGGCGTCGGCTGGGACGCCACCCACCCCCGGATAGCGACGTGGGTCCGCCTCGCTGACGCCGGAAGCCGCGCCGCTGGCGGCTTCCGAGCCCGTGCTCACTCCGTTCGCGCGGACGACGAGCGCGGCGACCGCCCGCTGCTCGTCTGCAACACCCACCTCGACCACGAAGGCGAGCGCGCCCGCCGGGAAGGGGCCGCGCTGGTGGCGGACCGGGTTGCAGACCTGGCGGTCGGAGCGGGGGTCGTCGTGACGGGCGACCTGAACTGCGAGGCCGGGGACCCGCCGCACGATCGGCTCGCCGGCGCCGAACTGGACGACGGCCGACACCTCGTGGACGCCGTCGCCGCGGCCGACGACCGCCACGGGCCCGCCACCTCGCGGACGGACTTCCACGAACTGGTCCCCGACCGGCGGATCGATCACGTCCTCGTCGCCGACGACGCCCGGGTCGACTCAGCCGTGACGCTGACCGACCGGGACCAGCGCCGCTACCCCTCCGATCACCTCCCGGTCGCCGTCGACCTGCGGTGA
- a CDS encoding DUF7113 family protein: MLLIRGRAGGTELTGTLYEPGERAPSFKGAPDEGTPYVWVCDAFYEVASGGQVQQVGDEEVNVAFESPMPRGFETRDDAIAAGKEHVRTQFVRVGVDAGDVDVDVIQVEEAEA; encoded by the coding sequence ATGCTGCTCATCCGCGGACGGGCAGGTGGGACCGAGCTGACCGGCACGCTGTACGAACCCGGCGAGCGCGCCCCGTCGTTCAAGGGCGCGCCGGACGAGGGGACGCCGTACGTCTGGGTGTGCGACGCCTTCTACGAGGTGGCCAGCGGCGGGCAGGTCCAGCAGGTCGGCGACGAGGAGGTCAACGTGGCCTTCGAGTCGCCGATGCCCCGCGGGTTCGAGACGCGCGACGACGCCATCGCTGCGGGGAAGGAGCACGTCCGCACGCAGTTCGTCCGCGTCGGCGTCGACGCCGGCGACGTCGACGTCGACGTGATCCAGGTCGAGGAAGCGGAGGCCTGA
- a CDS encoding DNA double-strand break repair nuclease NurA, with the protein MTLDPVHVDGIARLAGRIEQSVDESDHREFAETVWEDFLDPLVADGRRVLEPIGERRRLRVGCEDAALQERPFPTQHGLDSGTINPTTFKNGLVIDVAQAAMSAVPSDLDLHRARTIVMTAHANDVSVALDGEWTMHDEGYVRERILQTPRVDRYEQDVVHALALYLAESEHALKQAEVVEDLMILDGPIYPTGLLQWADHDPELAELLVKEDVLTVVENYVDLVEAFLDRGVPLIGFVKSTTSKAITRAVRDAQGSAPWANDAAFFTKLLEQRDDEGERVTDSLTCTSWFRSRVGTDSVMAADGDALGVERAREPEAYEVTFFVVYDPREDVLYRVEAPYGVTRDEETRDAITRQVLADVAAERGPPLAVNKADELARIGRDEKAALKEEIERRFDSERQREYDDVRWGAEFDV; encoded by the coding sequence ATGACTCTCGACCCGGTGCACGTCGACGGCATCGCGCGCCTCGCCGGCCGGATCGAACAGAGCGTCGACGAGAGCGACCACCGGGAGTTCGCCGAGACCGTCTGGGAGGACTTCCTCGACCCGCTGGTGGCCGACGGTCGGCGCGTGCTGGAACCGATCGGTGAGCGCCGCCGCCTCCGGGTCGGTTGCGAGGACGCGGCCCTGCAGGAGCGGCCCTTCCCGACCCAGCACGGACTCGACTCGGGGACGATCAACCCGACGACGTTCAAGAACGGTCTGGTGATCGACGTGGCCCAGGCCGCGATGAGCGCCGTCCCCTCCGACCTGGACCTCCACCGGGCGCGGACCATCGTCATGACCGCCCACGCCAACGACGTCTCCGTCGCGCTGGACGGCGAGTGGACGATGCACGACGAGGGGTACGTCCGCGAACGCATCCTCCAGACCCCGCGGGTCGACCGCTACGAGCAGGACGTCGTCCACGCGCTCGCGCTGTACCTGGCCGAGAGCGAGCACGCGCTCAAGCAGGCCGAGGTGGTCGAGGACCTCATGATCCTGGACGGCCCCATCTACCCCACGGGGCTACTCCAGTGGGCCGACCACGACCCCGAACTGGCGGAACTGCTCGTCAAGGAGGACGTGCTGACCGTCGTCGAGAACTACGTCGACCTCGTGGAGGCGTTCCTCGACCGGGGCGTGCCGCTGATCGGCTTCGTCAAGTCGACCACGTCGAAGGCGATCACCCGGGCGGTCAGGGACGCGCAGGGGTCCGCGCCGTGGGCCAACGACGCGGCCTTCTTCACCAAACTGCTGGAGCAGCGCGACGACGAGGGCGAGCGGGTCACCGACTCGCTGACCTGCACCAGCTGGTTCCGCTCGCGCGTGGGCACGGACTCGGTCATGGCGGCCGACGGCGACGCGCTGGGCGTCGAGCGCGCCCGCGAGCCCGAGGCCTACGAAGTCACCTTCTTCGTAGTCTACGACCCCCGGGAGGACGTCCTCTACCGCGTCGAGGCTCCCTACGGCGTTACCCGCGACGAGGAGACCCGCGACGCCATCACCCGGCAGGTGCTGGCCGACGTGGCTGCCGAGCGAGGCCCGCCGCTGGCCGTCAACAAGGCCGACGAACTGGCCCGGATCGGCCGCGACGAGAAGGCCGCGCTCAAGGAGGAGATCGAGCGCCGCTTCGACAGCGAGCGCCAGCGCGAGTACGACGACGTCCGCTGGGGCGCCGAGTTCGACGTCTGA
- a CDS encoding DUF7522 family protein, translating into MSGRILSDELSEEIVTAARTATGDSLRSVTYFTRSDFQQLYLREDLERDADLNEFVGHEWRGYKDTNNAYRESELGQYEFTIRAFENGYLLRVATDRAGVLLTTDGLTMQTYDDVAEALERLLAEESDEE; encoded by the coding sequence ATGAGCGGACGCATCCTCTCAGACGAGCTGTCGGAGGAGATCGTCACCGCGGCCCGGACCGCCACGGGCGACAGCCTCCGGTCGGTGACCTACTTCACTCGATCTGACTTTCAACAGCTGTACCTCCGGGAGGACCTGGAACGGGACGCCGACCTCAACGAGTTCGTCGGCCACGAGTGGCGCGGCTACAAGGACACCAACAACGCCTACCGGGAGTCGGAACTGGGCCAGTACGAGTTCACGATCCGCGCCTTCGAGAACGGCTACCTGCTCCGGGTCGCGACCGACCGCGCGGGGGTGCTCCTGACGACCGACGGTCTGACGATGCAGACCTACGACGACGTCGCCGAGGCCCTCGAGCGGCTGCTGGCCGAGGAGTCCGACGAGGAGTAA
- the gpmI gene encoding 2,3-bisphosphoglycerate-independent phosphoglycerate mutase has product MKAALVILDGWGLNPDEGVRDAVAAADTPNFDDYWERGATSTLVTHGRRVGLPEGQMGNSEVGHLNIGAGRVVKQDSARVSDSIARSRGESPPDEGAQDPPFFENERLLSAFEYAEEHDGRVHFMGLVSDGGVHSYQDHLHALIELAGQRGTDAVTHAFTDGRDTSPTGGEGYLADLQAHVEEHGTGDVATVVGRYYAMDRDQNWERTRRAYDAIVDRAADYRVDDAVEAVRGSYDRGDTDEFVEPTLVGDHTDMADGDAVVFFNFRADRARQLTRMLADIRPEDWGADTEPPEIRTVTMTQYDRTFDVGVAFPPNQPEDVLGEVLADEGLTQLRLAESEKYPHVTYFLNGGREVEFDGERRRIIQSPDVGTYDQAPAMSARKVTNTAVEIIEEDDPDALVLNYANPDMVGHTGDFAAAVQAVEAVDTQLGRLVDAVTKAGGHVLLCADHGNADDMGTEDDPHTAHTTNPVPFVYLASDGTDGGLTARDGGTLADLAPTMLDLIGVEQPDAMTGEPLVE; this is encoded by the coding sequence ATGAAGGCTGCGCTCGTCATCCTGGACGGCTGGGGGCTCAACCCCGACGAGGGCGTCCGCGACGCGGTCGCCGCGGCGGACACCCCGAACTTCGACGACTACTGGGAGCGGGGTGCGACGAGCACCCTGGTGACCCACGGCCGCCGGGTGGGCCTCCCGGAGGGACAGATGGGAAACTCCGAAGTCGGTCACCTCAACATCGGCGCCGGCCGCGTGGTCAAGCAGGATTCCGCGCGCGTGTCCGACAGCATCGCCCGCTCGCGCGGCGAGTCGCCGCCGGACGAGGGCGCGCAGGACCCGCCGTTCTTCGAGAACGAGCGGCTGCTCTCCGCGTTCGAGTACGCCGAGGAGCACGACGGCCGCGTCCACTTCATGGGGCTGGTCTCCGACGGCGGCGTCCACTCCTACCAGGACCACCTCCACGCGCTGATCGAACTGGCCGGCCAGCGCGGGACCGACGCGGTCACCCACGCGTTCACGGACGGCCGGGACACCTCGCCGACCGGCGGCGAGGGCTACCTCGCCGACCTGCAGGCCCACGTCGAGGAGCACGGCACCGGCGACGTCGCCACCGTCGTCGGCCGCTACTACGCGATGGACCGCGACCAGAACTGGGAGCGCACCCGGCGGGCCTACGACGCCATCGTCGACCGGGCGGCCGACTACCGCGTCGACGACGCCGTCGAGGCGGTCCGCGGGTCCTACGACCGCGGTGACACCGACGAGTTCGTCGAGCCGACGCTGGTCGGCGATCACACCGACATGGCGGACGGCGACGCGGTGGTGTTCTTCAACTTCCGGGCCGACCGCGCCCGCCAGCTGACCCGCATGCTCGCGGACATTCGCCCGGAGGACTGGGGCGCCGACACCGAGCCGCCGGAGATCCGGACGGTCACGATGACCCAGTACGACCGGACCTTCGACGTGGGCGTCGCCTTCCCGCCGAACCAGCCCGAGGACGTGCTGGGCGAGGTGCTGGCCGACGAGGGGCTCACTCAGCTCCGCCTCGCCGAGAGCGAGAAGTACCCCCACGTCACCTACTTCCTCAACGGCGGCCGCGAGGTGGAGTTCGACGGCGAGCGCCGCCGCATCATCCAGAGCCCGGACGTCGGGACGTACGACCAGGCCCCGGCGATGAGCGCCCGCAAAGTGACCAACACCGCCGTCGAGATCATCGAGGAGGACGACCCGGACGCGCTCGTGCTCAACTACGCGAACCCCGACATGGTCGGGCACACTGGCGACTTCGCGGCCGCGGTCCAGGCCGTCGAGGCCGTCGACACCCAGCTCGGCCGGCTCGTCGACGCCGTGACGAAGGCCGGCGGGCACGTCCTGCTCTGCGCCGACCACGGCAACGCCGACGACATGGGCACCGAGGACGACCCTCACACCGCCCACACGACCAACCCCGTCCCCTTCGTCTACCTCGCGTCCGACGGGACCGACGGCGGCCTGACCGCCCGCGACGGCGGGACGCTGGCCGACCTCGCCCCGACGATGCTGGACCTGATCGGCGTCGAGCAGCCGGACGCGATGACCGGCGAGCCGCTAGTCGAGTAG
- a CDS encoding RNA 2'-phosphotransferase has protein sequence MTATIRACDEHGFFDGETCPACGGRGETVLSGERRRRLSKFASGALRHFPDDVGLSLDDAGWTAFDDLAEAVAGKYDWGGSRELAGVIETDPKGRFEWTGGAAAGSDDSQAPAGGRVRAAYGHSVDVDLDAADTPVPDTLYHGTAPRNVDAIREEGLRPMSRQKVHLSGTLAEAREVGSRHADDPIVFAVDAAAMERDGRRVVERGRATYTTDRVPPAYLELLD, from the coding sequence ATGACGGCGACGATCCGCGCGTGCGACGAGCACGGGTTCTTCGACGGTGAGACGTGTCCCGCCTGTGGGGGGCGTGGGGAAACGGTCCTCTCCGGCGAGCGCCGCCGCCGGCTCTCGAAGTTCGCGAGCGGCGCACTCCGGCACTTCCCCGACGACGTCGGCCTCTCGCTGGACGACGCGGGCTGGACCGCGTTCGACGACCTCGCGGAGGCCGTCGCCGGAAAGTACGACTGGGGCGGTTCGCGGGAACTCGCGGGCGTGATCGAGACCGACCCCAAAGGTCGGTTCGAGTGGACAGGCGGGGCCGCGGCGGGGAGCGACGACAGTCAGGCCCCCGCCGGCGGCCGCGTCCGGGCCGCGTACGGCCACTCGGTCGACGTGGACCTCGACGCCGCGGACACGCCCGTCCCGGACACGCTCTACCACGGGACGGCGCCCCGGAACGTCGACGCCATCCGGGAAGAAGGGCTCAGGCCGATGTCGCGCCAGAAGGTCCACCTCTCGGGGACGCTCGCGGAGGCCCGCGAGGTCGGATCACGCCACGCCGACGATCCGATCGTCTTCGCCGTCGACGCCGCGGCGATGGAGCGGGACGGCCGCCGCGTCGTCGAGCGCGGGCGCGCGACGTACACGACGGACCGGGTGCCGCCAGCGTACCTGGAGCTACTCGACTAG
- a CDS encoding GNAT family N-acetyltransferase — translation MSASTEFDFGDDRKRVYRYVDRHGPIEPSAVAEALRLDPESFQHHVSILRRDGLVEEVDGRLRTPMHAGEAEEHEEAGITYEIRPAGPPDLSGVVAVIRSVVDAERDVVAESVAEQLAFEETLFRRSPTECRAVFVATVADDVVGWVHASRPEPATLSGTAELTLGVLEEYRRHGIGSHLLQRGVSWAASEGSRKVYQSLPATNEVGIEFLEENGWAVEAVREDHYEIEGDLVDEVMLARDL, via the coding sequence ATGTCAGCGTCCACCGAGTTCGACTTCGGGGACGACCGCAAGCGGGTCTACCGGTACGTCGACCGCCACGGTCCGATCGAGCCCTCCGCAGTGGCCGAGGCGCTCCGGCTCGACCCCGAGTCGTTCCAGCACCACGTCTCGATCCTCCGGCGGGACGGCCTCGTCGAGGAGGTCGACGGCCGCCTCCGGACGCCGATGCACGCCGGCGAGGCGGAGGAACACGAGGAGGCCGGGATCACCTACGAGATCAGGCCGGCGGGGCCGCCGGACCTCTCGGGCGTCGTCGCGGTGATCCGCAGCGTCGTCGACGCGGAGAGGGACGTCGTCGCCGAGTCCGTCGCCGAGCAACTGGCCTTCGAGGAGACGCTGTTCCGCCGCTCGCCGACGGAGTGTCGCGCCGTGTTCGTCGCCACCGTCGCCGACGACGTCGTGGGGTGGGTCCACGCCAGTCGTCCCGAACCGGCCACGCTGTCCGGGACGGCGGAGCTGACCCTCGGCGTGCTGGAGGAGTACCGCCGCCACGGCATCGGGAGCCACCTGCTCCAGCGCGGCGTCTCGTGGGCCGCCAGCGAGGGGTCTCGCAAGGTCTACCAGAGCCTGCCCGCCACGAACGAGGTCGGGATCGAGTTCCTGGAGGAGAACGGCTGGGCGGTCGAGGCCGTCCGCGAGGACCACTACGAGATCGAGGGCGACCTCGTCGACGAGGTCATGCTGGCGCGGGACCTCTAG